Proteins encoded within one genomic window of Dromaius novaehollandiae isolate bDroNov1 chromosome 7, bDroNov1.hap1, whole genome shotgun sequence:
- the SLC23A3 gene encoding solute carrier family 23 member 3 isoform X4 has translation MNGGCHRVPGAGSSSLTFCSLRKMCSCVLSCCLALQVRWRPVCALHHTATSRGAGPHRCERSREPLWSPGWFSWCWECLARVGGQPAAAGPWSWPPASPSWGCLRTRRLVLLAITFSQHLGSCRLPCCAWLCARGGYVEPSVPTLRTFSVLLPFTGICIMCAILSHLRIPWDSLELATERLPWANSTVRSPWLRIPYPGEGGWPLLTPRALAVGTAMAVGGSVNSVGCYVLCGRLLRASRPPPEACNRGLCTEALGSLLAGLLGATGGTASSIANTCASSLTQAGSRLSVQVSALVCVALGMSPRLAGLLTHIPLVVHGGVLCVTYAVAVGTGISYFQYADIDSGRNIFIVGFTMFMALLVPRWLSTAPAHLATGWVPLDLLFLSLLMVPVFLTGFLSFFLENTVSGTLEERGLLADLVARRGDRCPRGERGDSSHVYRLPAGLRRLLPPSGCKAFPCCFLCPGCEEEEEEQGSCATQEGTASTGEGTHLLLKAGMVEMQSERRLSEMEMPAWHVAA, from the exons ATGAATGGAGGCTGCCACAGAGTACCTGGTGCTGGGAGCTCTTCGCTCACATTCTGCTCCTTGCGGAAAATGTGCTCCTGCgtgctgagctgctgcttggCCCTTCAG GTACGGTGGCGGCCAGTGTGTGCCCTGCACCACACTGCGACGTCGCGGGGAGCCGGACCGCATCGCTGCGAGAG GTCTCGGGAGCCGTTGTGGTCTCCGGGCTGGTTCAGCTGGTGCTGGGAGTGTCTGGCGCGTGTGGGTGGACAGCCCGCCGCTGCGGGCCCATGGTCCTGGCCCCCAGCCTCTCCATCGTGGGGCTGTCTGCGTACAAGGAG GCTGGTGCTCCTCGCCATCACCTTCTCCCAGCACCTGGGGTCCTGCCGCCTGCCCTGCTGTGCCTGGCTCTGTGCCCGGGGGGGCTACGTGGAGCCGTCCGTCCCCACCCTGCGCACGTTCTCG gtgctgctgccaTTCACTGGCATCTGCATCATGTGCGCCATCCTCAGCCACCTCCGCATCCCCTGGGACTCACTGGAGCTGGCCACAGAACGGCTGCCCTGGGCCAACAGCACTGTCCGCTCCCCGTGGCTCCGGATCCCCTACCCAG GTGAGGGAGGGTGGCCGCTGCTTACCCCCCGGGCACTGGCGGTGGGCACCGCCATGGCCGTCGGCGGCAGCGTCAACTCGGTGGGCTGCTACGTGCTGtgcgggaggctgctgcgagcctcccgcccgcccccagAAGCCTGCAACCGGGGACTCTGCACCGAGGCGCTGGGCAGcctcctggcagggctgctggGCGCCACAGGCGGCACCGCTTCCAGCATTGCCAACACCTGCGCCAGCAGCCTCACGCAG GCTGGCTCTCGCCTCTCGGTGCAAGTGAGTGCGCTGGTGTGTGTGGCGCTGGGCATGTCCCCCCGGCTGGCAGGGCTCCTCACCCACATCCCGCTGGTGGTTCACG GAGGGGTGCTCTGCGTGACCTACGCCGTGGCCGTGGGCACGGGCATCTCCTACTTCCAGTATGCGGACATCGACTCGGGGAGGAACATCTTCATCGTCGGCTTCACCATGTTCATGGCCCTGCTGGTGCCGCGGTGGCTCAGCACTGCTCCGGCTCACCTAGCCACAG gctgggtgcctctggacctcctcttcctctccctgctgaTGGTGCCTGTCTTCTTAACCGGCTTCTTGTCCTTCTTCCTGGAGAACACGGTCTCAG GCACCCTGGAGGAGCGAGGGCTGCTCGCCGACCTGGTGGCACGGAGAGGCGATCGCTGCCCCCGGGGAGAGAGAGGCGACAGCAGCCACGTGTACAGGCTGCCCGCTGGGCTGAGgaggctgctgcctccctccGGGTGCAAAGCCTTcccctgctgcttcctctgcccGGgctgcgaggaagaggaggaggagcagggcagctgtGCCACTCAGGAGGGGACCGCCAGCACTGGGGAAGGGACGCACCTGCTGCTGAAAGCCGGCATGGTGGAGATGCAGTCGGAGAGGAGGCTGAGCGAGATGGAGATGCCCGCGTGGCATGTTGCAGCCTGA
- the SLC23A3 gene encoding solute carrier family 23 member 3 isoform X3, giving the protein MNGGCHRVPGAGSSSLTFCSLRKMCSCVLSCCLALQHLTVQASLLCIFHLLLLPTLPEEQPQAVSELLARSLFACGISTILQTCMGSRLPLVQIPSFEYLVPAMMLSSHLSLSASTDRNGTVAASVCPAPHCDVAGSRTASLREVSGAVVVSGLVQLVLGVSGACGWTARRCGPMVLAPSLSIVGLSAYKEVAFFCSANWGVALLLVLLAITFSQHLGSCRLPCCAWLCARGGYVEPSVPTLRTFSVLLPFTGICIMCAILSHLRIPWDSLELATERLPWANSTVRSPWLRIPYPGGDGQGWHHHRPLRGLRHPLLLPPLQAGSRLSVQVSALVCVALGMSPRLAGLLTHIPLVVHGGVLCVTYAVAVGTGISYFQYADIDSGRNIFIVGFTMFMALLVPRWLSTAPAHLATGWVPLDLLFLSLLMVPVFLTGFLSFFLENTVSGTLEERGLLADLVARRGDRCPRGERGDSSHVYRLPAGLRRLLPPSGCKAFPCCFLCPGCEEEEEEQGSCATQEGTASTGEGTHLLLKAGMVEMQSERRLSEMEMPAWHVAA; this is encoded by the exons ATGAATGGAGGCTGCCACAGAGTACCTGGTGCTGGGAGCTCTTCGCTCACATTCTGCTCCTTGCGGAAAATGTGCTCCTGCgtgctgagctgctgcttggCCCTTCAG CACCTTACTGTACAAGCCTCCCTGCTCTGCATCTTCCACCTGCTCCTGCTCCCGACCCTGCctgaggagcagccccaggctgtGAGCGAGCTGCTGGCACGCAGTCTCTTTGCCTGTGGCATCTCCACCATCCTACAGACCTGTATGGGGAGCCG gcTGCCGCTGGTTCAAATCCCATCGTTCGAATACCTGGTCCCTGCCATGATGCTGAGCTCCCACCTGTCCCTCAGTGCCAGCACAGACAGGAATG GTACGGTGGCGGCCAGTGTGTGCCCTGCACCACACTGCGACGTCGCGGGGAGCCGGACCGCATCGCTGCGAGAG GTCTCGGGAGCCGTTGTGGTCTCCGGGCTGGTTCAGCTGGTGCTGGGAGTGTCTGGCGCGTGTGGGTGGACAGCCCGCCGCTGCGGGCCCATGGTCCTGGCCCCCAGCCTCTCCATCGTGGGGCTGTCTGCGTACAAGGAGGTGGCTTTCTTCTGCTCCGCTAACTGGGGTGTAGCGCTGCT GCTGGTGCTCCTCGCCATCACCTTCTCCCAGCACCTGGGGTCCTGCCGCCTGCCCTGCTGTGCCTGGCTCTGTGCCCGGGGGGGCTACGTGGAGCCGTCCGTCCCCACCCTGCGCACGTTCTCG gtgctgctgccaTTCACTGGCATCTGCATCATGTGCGCCATCCTCAGCCACCTCCGCATCCCCTGGGACTCACTGGAGCTGGCCACAGAACGGCTGCCCTGGGCCAACAGCACTGTCCGCTCCCCGTGGCTCCGGATCCCCTACCCAGGTGGGGACGGGCAGGGCTGGCACCACCATCGCCCTCTGCGCGGCCTCCGTCACCCACTGCTTCTCCCTCCGCTGCAG GCTGGCTCTCGCCTCTCGGTGCAAGTGAGTGCGCTGGTGTGTGTGGCGCTGGGCATGTCCCCCCGGCTGGCAGGGCTCCTCACCCACATCCCGCTGGTGGTTCACG GAGGGGTGCTCTGCGTGACCTACGCCGTGGCCGTGGGCACGGGCATCTCCTACTTCCAGTATGCGGACATCGACTCGGGGAGGAACATCTTCATCGTCGGCTTCACCATGTTCATGGCCCTGCTGGTGCCGCGGTGGCTCAGCACTGCTCCGGCTCACCTAGCCACAG gctgggtgcctctggacctcctcttcctctccctgctgaTGGTGCCTGTCTTCTTAACCGGCTTCTTGTCCTTCTTCCTGGAGAACACGGTCTCAG GCACCCTGGAGGAGCGAGGGCTGCTCGCCGACCTGGTGGCACGGAGAGGCGATCGCTGCCCCCGGGGAGAGAGAGGCGACAGCAGCCACGTGTACAGGCTGCCCGCTGGGCTGAGgaggctgctgcctccctccGGGTGCAAAGCCTTcccctgctgcttcctctgcccGGgctgcgaggaagaggaggaggagcagggcagctgtGCCACTCAGGAGGGGACCGCCAGCACTGGGGAAGGGACGCACCTGCTGCTGAAAGCCGGCATGGTGGAGATGCAGTCGGAGAGGAGGCTGAGCGAGATGGAGATGCCCGCGTGGCATGTTGCAGCCTGA
- the SLC23A3 gene encoding solute carrier family 23 member 3 isoform X2, with protein sequence MNGGCHRVPGAGSSSLTFCSLRKMCSCVLSCCLALQHLTVQASLLCIFHLLLLPTLPEEQPQAVSELLARSLFACGISTILQTCMGSRLPLVQIPSFEYLVPAMMLSSHLSLSASTDRNGTVAASVCPAPHCDVAGSRTASLREVSGAVVVSGLVQLVLGVSGACGWTARRCGPMVLAPSLSIVGLSAYKEVLLPFTGICIMCAILSHLRIPWDSLELATERLPWANSTVRSPWLRIPYPGEGGWPLLTPRALAVGTAMAVGGSVNSVGCYVLCGRLLRASRPPPEACNRGLCTEALGSLLAGLLGATGGTASSIANTCASSLTQAGSRLSVQVSALVCVALGMSPRLAGLLTHIPLVVHGGVLCVTYAVAVGTGISYFQYADIDSGRNIFIVGFTMFMALLVPRWLSTAPAHLATGWVPLDLLFLSLLMVPVFLTGFLSFFLENTVSGTLEERGLLADLVARRGDRCPRGERGDSSHVYRLPAGLRRLLPPSGCKAFPCCFLCPGCEEEEEEQGSCATQEGTASTGEGTHLLLKAGMVEMQSERRLSEMEMPAWHVAA encoded by the exons ATGAATGGAGGCTGCCACAGAGTACCTGGTGCTGGGAGCTCTTCGCTCACATTCTGCTCCTTGCGGAAAATGTGCTCCTGCgtgctgagctgctgcttggCCCTTCAG CACCTTACTGTACAAGCCTCCCTGCTCTGCATCTTCCACCTGCTCCTGCTCCCGACCCTGCctgaggagcagccccaggctgtGAGCGAGCTGCTGGCACGCAGTCTCTTTGCCTGTGGCATCTCCACCATCCTACAGACCTGTATGGGGAGCCG gcTGCCGCTGGTTCAAATCCCATCGTTCGAATACCTGGTCCCTGCCATGATGCTGAGCTCCCACCTGTCCCTCAGTGCCAGCACAGACAGGAATG GTACGGTGGCGGCCAGTGTGTGCCCTGCACCACACTGCGACGTCGCGGGGAGCCGGACCGCATCGCTGCGAGAG GTCTCGGGAGCCGTTGTGGTCTCCGGGCTGGTTCAGCTGGTGCTGGGAGTGTCTGGCGCGTGTGGGTGGACAGCCCGCCGCTGCGGGCCCATGGTCCTGGCCCCCAGCCTCTCCATCGTGGGGCTGTCTGCGTACAAGGAG gtgctgctgccaTTCACTGGCATCTGCATCATGTGCGCCATCCTCAGCCACCTCCGCATCCCCTGGGACTCACTGGAGCTGGCCACAGAACGGCTGCCCTGGGCCAACAGCACTGTCCGCTCCCCGTGGCTCCGGATCCCCTACCCAG GTGAGGGAGGGTGGCCGCTGCTTACCCCCCGGGCACTGGCGGTGGGCACCGCCATGGCCGTCGGCGGCAGCGTCAACTCGGTGGGCTGCTACGTGCTGtgcgggaggctgctgcgagcctcccgcccgcccccagAAGCCTGCAACCGGGGACTCTGCACCGAGGCGCTGGGCAGcctcctggcagggctgctggGCGCCACAGGCGGCACCGCTTCCAGCATTGCCAACACCTGCGCCAGCAGCCTCACGCAG GCTGGCTCTCGCCTCTCGGTGCAAGTGAGTGCGCTGGTGTGTGTGGCGCTGGGCATGTCCCCCCGGCTGGCAGGGCTCCTCACCCACATCCCGCTGGTGGTTCACG GAGGGGTGCTCTGCGTGACCTACGCCGTGGCCGTGGGCACGGGCATCTCCTACTTCCAGTATGCGGACATCGACTCGGGGAGGAACATCTTCATCGTCGGCTTCACCATGTTCATGGCCCTGCTGGTGCCGCGGTGGCTCAGCACTGCTCCGGCTCACCTAGCCACAG gctgggtgcctctggacctcctcttcctctccctgctgaTGGTGCCTGTCTTCTTAACCGGCTTCTTGTCCTTCTTCCTGGAGAACACGGTCTCAG GCACCCTGGAGGAGCGAGGGCTGCTCGCCGACCTGGTGGCACGGAGAGGCGATCGCTGCCCCCGGGGAGAGAGAGGCGACAGCAGCCACGTGTACAGGCTGCCCGCTGGGCTGAGgaggctgctgcctccctccGGGTGCAAAGCCTTcccctgctgcttcctctgcccGGgctgcgaggaagaggaggaggagcagggcagctgtGCCACTCAGGAGGGGACCGCCAGCACTGGGGAAGGGACGCACCTGCTGCTGAAAGCCGGCATGGTGGAGATGCAGTCGGAGAGGAGGCTGAGCGAGATGGAGATGCCCGCGTGGCATGTTGCAGCCTGA
- the CNPPD1 gene encoding protein CNPPD1: protein MELDGLLLDEEGTFFLSGFQEFTFLPRHQQLRERVQKRLYYGWDKDCSLDNLSSPMADITVELLQKVAPSPIRRLQKNYVSRVSREACISPCSMMLALVYIERLRHRNPEYLQQISSSDLFLISMMVASKYLYDEGEEEEVFNDEWGAAGKVDVQTMNTLEMNFLSAIDWSLYTDPRELFEVLSWLEGRVAEKQGTWRGWFTYTDLCVLLEQSLWQQVLGQFYQQVVKLACLLGVVYLTGFAAVFASVTVVHRAVCARNLSPAPQPALLPAEGSCQLDALLPPAPGQIQPELPAVSPASSAWCTGKNETADEQHHGGVTATALYLWGSVMTALSYAEVPGPAPHRSPPQGPLRRVPSACERSNRTVPAVTPSQPGPFGLAVLPAPLVLPCHVCSASTGLTWDAVSSCKDWPDPLGLRQCSLHMALDLSRIKNFIFPS, encoded by the exons ATGGAGCTGGACGGGCTCCTGCTGGACGAGGAGGGCACCTTCTTCCTCAGCGGCTTCCAGGAGTTCACG TTCCTGCCCAGGCACCAGCAGTTGAGAGAGAGGGTGCAGAAGCGGCTCTATTATGGCTGGGACAAAGACTGCAGCTTGGATAATCtctccagccccatggcag ATATTACTGTAGAGTTGCTCCAGAAAGTGGCTCCCAGCCCCATCCGCAGGCTCCAGAAGAATTACGTGTCCCGTGTTTCTCG GGAAGCCTGCATCTCGCCCTGCTCCATGATGCTGGCACTGGTTTATATTGAGAGACTCCGGCATCGAAACCCTGAATATCTCCAGCAGATCTCATCTTCAGACCTTTTCCTGATCTCCATG ATGGTTGCCAGTAAGTACCTGTATGATgagggtgaggaagaggaggtgtTCAACGACGagtggggagcagcagggaaaGTAGATGTCCAGACAATGAACACGCTGGAGATGAACTTCCTGAGTGCCATT GACTGGAGTCTCTACACGGACCCCCGTGAGCTGTTTGAAGTGCTGAGCTGGCTGGAAGGACG TGTGGCAGAGAAGCAGGGCACATGGCGTGGCTGGTTCACCTACACGGATCTGTGTGTCCTCCTGGAGCAGTCCCTGTGGCAGCAAGTGCTGGGCCAGTTCTACCAGCAGGTGGTGAAG CTGGCCTGCCTCCTGGGTGTGGTGTACCTGACCGGCTTTGCGGCTGTCTTCGCCTCCGTCACCGTGGTGCACCGGGCTGTGTGTGCGAGGAACCTTAGCCCAGCCCCCCAGCCTGCACTCTTGCCTGCGGAGGGCAGCTGCCAGCTGGATgccctgctgcccccagcccctggtCAGATCCAGCCTGAGCTGCCTGCTGTCTCCCCGGCCAGCAGCGCCTGGTGCACGGGGAAAAATGAGACAGCTGATGAGCAGCATCATGGGGGCGTCACAGCGACTGCTCTCTACCTGTGGGGCAGTGTGATGACAGCTCTGTCCTATGCTGAGGTGCCTGGTCCTGCCCCGCACAGGAGTCCCCCGCAAGGTCCCCTCCGGAGAGTGCCCAGCGCATGTGAGAGATCCAACCGTACAGTCCCTGCTGTGACCCCCAGCCAGCCTGGCCCCTTCGGACTTGCCGTGCTCCCAGCTCCTCTGGTGCTCCCCTGCCACGTCTGCTCTGCCAGCACAGGCCTGACCTGGGATGCAGTCTCCAGCTGCAAGGACTGGCCAGACCCCCTGGGGCTGAGGCAGTGCTCCCTGCACATGGCCCTGGATCTCAGCAGAATCAAGAACTTCATTTTTCCCAGCTAG
- the SLC23A3 gene encoding solute carrier family 23 member 3 isoform X1, translated as MNGGCHRVPGAGSSSLTFCSLRKMCSCVLSCCLALQHLTVQASLLCIFHLLLLPTLPEEQPQAVSELLARSLFACGISTILQTCMGSRLPLVQIPSFEYLVPAMMLSSHLSLSASTDRNGTVAASVCPAPHCDVAGSRTASLREVSGAVVVSGLVQLVLGVSGACGWTARRCGPMVLAPSLSIVGLSAYKEVAFFCSANWGVALLLVLLAITFSQHLGSCRLPCCAWLCARGGYVEPSVPTLRTFSVLLPFTGICIMCAILSHLRIPWDSLELATERLPWANSTVRSPWLRIPYPGEGGWPLLTPRALAVGTAMAVGGSVNSVGCYVLCGRLLRASRPPPEACNRGLCTEALGSLLAGLLGATGGTASSIANTCASSLTQAGSRLSVQVSALVCVALGMSPRLAGLLTHIPLVVHGGVLCVTYAVAVGTGISYFQYADIDSGRNIFIVGFTMFMALLVPRWLSTAPAHLATGWVPLDLLFLSLLMVPVFLTGFLSFFLENTVSGTLEERGLLADLVARRGDRCPRGERGDSSHVYRLPAGLRRLLPPSGCKAFPCCFLCPGCEEEEEEQGSCATQEGTASTGEGTHLLLKAGMVEMQSERRLSEMEMPAWHVAA; from the exons ATGAATGGAGGCTGCCACAGAGTACCTGGTGCTGGGAGCTCTTCGCTCACATTCTGCTCCTTGCGGAAAATGTGCTCCTGCgtgctgagctgctgcttggCCCTTCAG CACCTTACTGTACAAGCCTCCCTGCTCTGCATCTTCCACCTGCTCCTGCTCCCGACCCTGCctgaggagcagccccaggctgtGAGCGAGCTGCTGGCACGCAGTCTCTTTGCCTGTGGCATCTCCACCATCCTACAGACCTGTATGGGGAGCCG gcTGCCGCTGGTTCAAATCCCATCGTTCGAATACCTGGTCCCTGCCATGATGCTGAGCTCCCACCTGTCCCTCAGTGCCAGCACAGACAGGAATG GTACGGTGGCGGCCAGTGTGTGCCCTGCACCACACTGCGACGTCGCGGGGAGCCGGACCGCATCGCTGCGAGAG GTCTCGGGAGCCGTTGTGGTCTCCGGGCTGGTTCAGCTGGTGCTGGGAGTGTCTGGCGCGTGTGGGTGGACAGCCCGCCGCTGCGGGCCCATGGTCCTGGCCCCCAGCCTCTCCATCGTGGGGCTGTCTGCGTACAAGGAGGTGGCTTTCTTCTGCTCCGCTAACTGGGGTGTAGCGCTGCT GCTGGTGCTCCTCGCCATCACCTTCTCCCAGCACCTGGGGTCCTGCCGCCTGCCCTGCTGTGCCTGGCTCTGTGCCCGGGGGGGCTACGTGGAGCCGTCCGTCCCCACCCTGCGCACGTTCTCG gtgctgctgccaTTCACTGGCATCTGCATCATGTGCGCCATCCTCAGCCACCTCCGCATCCCCTGGGACTCACTGGAGCTGGCCACAGAACGGCTGCCCTGGGCCAACAGCACTGTCCGCTCCCCGTGGCTCCGGATCCCCTACCCAG GTGAGGGAGGGTGGCCGCTGCTTACCCCCCGGGCACTGGCGGTGGGCACCGCCATGGCCGTCGGCGGCAGCGTCAACTCGGTGGGCTGCTACGTGCTGtgcgggaggctgctgcgagcctcccgcccgcccccagAAGCCTGCAACCGGGGACTCTGCACCGAGGCGCTGGGCAGcctcctggcagggctgctggGCGCCACAGGCGGCACCGCTTCCAGCATTGCCAACACCTGCGCCAGCAGCCTCACGCAG GCTGGCTCTCGCCTCTCGGTGCAAGTGAGTGCGCTGGTGTGTGTGGCGCTGGGCATGTCCCCCCGGCTGGCAGGGCTCCTCACCCACATCCCGCTGGTGGTTCACG GAGGGGTGCTCTGCGTGACCTACGCCGTGGCCGTGGGCACGGGCATCTCCTACTTCCAGTATGCGGACATCGACTCGGGGAGGAACATCTTCATCGTCGGCTTCACCATGTTCATGGCCCTGCTGGTGCCGCGGTGGCTCAGCACTGCTCCGGCTCACCTAGCCACAG gctgggtgcctctggacctcctcttcctctccctgctgaTGGTGCCTGTCTTCTTAACCGGCTTCTTGTCCTTCTTCCTGGAGAACACGGTCTCAG GCACCCTGGAGGAGCGAGGGCTGCTCGCCGACCTGGTGGCACGGAGAGGCGATCGCTGCCCCCGGGGAGAGAGAGGCGACAGCAGCCACGTGTACAGGCTGCCCGCTGGGCTGAGgaggctgctgcctccctccGGGTGCAAAGCCTTcccctgctgcttcctctgcccGGgctgcgaggaagaggaggaggagcagggcagctgtGCCACTCAGGAGGGGACCGCCAGCACTGGGGAAGGGACGCACCTGCTGCTGAAAGCCGGCATGGTGGAGATGCAGTCGGAGAGGAGGCTGAGCGAGATGGAGATGCCCGCGTGGCATGTTGCAGCCTGA
- the NHEJ1 gene encoding non-homologous end-joining factor 1 isoform X3, translating into MLGAVVWALVSGPASLGSAKLFPDTFRPVCCSFPWMEGSEELESSLLTQPWASVCFGESAFIAKASFRDSGYVLLISDLSSVWYESVDTEAVGQRSKELNKRLTAHVSSFLHHLCSLMCPLLAGQPDTTTSFSCHRTPGRLSVHVKSELSGLPFYWDFHCSAAPVEMVSRHLVRPLMRISLALQSQLQEVTSLLLQKDAEIEDYRESGAALSRDRLRTEPFQEETFLQNFMAEMLWMRSQPW; encoded by the exons ATGCTGGGAGCCGTAGTCTGGGCCCTCGTCTCCGGCCCGGCCTCGCTCggctctgcaaagctgtttcccGACACTTTTAGGCCTGTCTGCTGCTCTTTCCCTTGG ATGGAGGGCTCCGAGGAGCTGGAGAGCAGCCTCCTGACACAGCCCTGGGCTTCTGTTTGCTTTGGCGAGTCTGCTTTTATTGCCAAAGCTAGCTTCAGGGACTCTGGCTACGTCCTGCTGATCTCTGACCTCAGCAGCGTCTGGTACGAGAGTGTGGACACGGAGGCTGTGGGACAAAGGTCCAAG GAGCTGAACAAGCGGCTGACAGCCCACGTGTCCTCCTTCCTGCACCACTTGTGCAGCCTCATGTGCCCCTTGCTGGCGGGGCAGCCAGACACCACCACCTCCTTTTCCTGCCACCGCACACCCGGCAGGCTCAGCGTCCACGTGAAAAGCGAGCTCTCGGGACTGCCCTTCTACTGGGACTTCCACTGCTCTGCTGCACCCGTGGAGATG GTCTCCCGGCACCTGGTGCGGCCCCTGATGAGGATTAGCCTGGCGCTGcagtcccagctgcaggaggtgacctccctgctgctccagaaagATGCTGAGATCGAAGACTACAGGGAGAGCGGGGCTGCTCTGAGCAGAG ACCGCTTGCGGACAGAGCCCTTCCAGGAGGAGACTTTCCTGCAGAACTTCATGGCTGAG